AAACCTAGCTGCTGGTATTAACTTAAATTTTAGAACGAATCGTGTACTAATGTTGCTTTTTAAGTTAGTGTTTATACTGAAGAAGTAAACACTTTTAGTCCTGAATTTTAACAGTATCAGTATAAACTCCTGaggtattttatctttaaaaatgtatttcccagCTCAGTCCTAGCGACATGGAAACGACCTAGCGACAACAGCCCTCGCAGCAGAAGGAGCATTcctggtgctcaggctgcagcccTGAATGCCATTTCCGGCTCTCGGGCACCAGGATCTCATAGAGAAAGGGCTAATTCCAGGTCTGTGTCAGGAAATGAACACAAGGGTCCTGAAACACCTCATTCCATAGAACcactttgttactaatattgtggctccaccccataacaaagaaacagaatttccggaggatgaggcccagaaatcaagattttaaaaagattcccaggtgattctaatgtgcagccaaggttgagaggcACTGATCTAAGGGTTCAcaataatacttaaaaaaaacaaacaaaacctaattGGTCACCCTCAAAGGATGAAAGGATAGGAAACCAATTTATCTTGAAATCTGGATAAAAGGAAAGAATCAAGCAGTCACCTGCCTCTCCTATTTGAATTATGCCACTGGTTAACCAAACAGTAGGTGAGgagtttttctctttctggaaatATTCCAACAGATAAACAAAGGAGGAATGACTGAATTGGAGCACTACCATTTCATAGCTAATAAATTAATGGATCCAGGCAATGATGCTCAGTGGCTGATAACATCACGACAAGAGAGAAAAGCACAGAAACAACCTATGAAGTTGTCTTGCCCAAAGAAAACGGAATGTGAATGTGATCTAGCCTCTATGTCTAATTACTAGTCTATGGGAAGTATGGTGCTACATAGAAATACaatcaactaaaaaaatctaaattttctaGATCAGTGGGTGCTTTGCAAGGGGAAattttctgctttctctcttttttatatcctcacctgaggatatgtttttgttgattttagagagaaaggaagggagagggggaaaagagagaaacatcaataggttgcctcccatgcaACCTGCCCggggaaggaacctgcaacctgagtatgtgctttcactggaaatcgaacctgtgGCACggaatgacgctccaaccaactgagccacaccggccaaggcgGGAAaattggtttttggtttttttttttaatgaacaaggTACctttagatcagcagttctcaacctgtgggtcgcgacccctttgggggtccaacgaccctttcacaggggtcacctaagaccatcggaaaacacatatataattacatattgtttttgtgactaatcactatgctttaattatgttcaatttgtaacaatgacattgggggtcaccacaacatgaagaactgtattaaagggtcgcagctttaggaaggttgagaaccactgctatagatgaaaaaaaaactttaaaagtatatcaaaaataaaaccatGCTAACGTGATTAAGGATGTAAAAACAGGTTTATCATTTGGATGATAAAACTATGAAGAAGACCAAGGAAGTGAGGCCATAAAAAGCACCTCCCAAGAGAGTAATAGGCAAGGAGGTAActcctggggaggagggaaggactgTGATTGGGAGGGACGGGTGGAAGACGACTGTGTGGCTGGAAGGTTCTAGCTCCTGATAGGGTCATTTTGCTTTATAATAATTCATTAAGCTGAACATATGTGTTTTgtgttatatttaataaaaatgttttaagctTGAATTTATAACTTCAGAGAAAGCACACCTCACAAAACATAAAGCATACCAGCTCTACCATACCCGGCATTTTCTGCTGATCCTTGATAAGGTATCCACAATACATTTTTGTACATGATTTCTAGCGTGCATAGACCATTTCATGGGGAAAGTCATTCAAGATTATTTTCTATGAGCCTTTTCGCGCATCACTGCCATTTAACATTTGTAATGGCTACCTCGTGAAAATTACCCATGTGGGCTTAACCAGTAGTGCCTATTTCACTTGTCTCTGATTGCCCGCCATGATGAAACAACCTTACAGAAGCATCTTTATATACTTTTTTCCTTTGAGTCATTTCTTTGGAGATTGTCTTTCTAAAGTTGAATTACTTGCCCGGCttgtgtggcttggtggttgagcgttgacctatgaaccaggaggtcatggttctattcctggtcagggcacacacctgggttgcaggctcgatccccagtaggggcatgcaggaggcagccgatcaacgattctccctcgtcattgatgtttctatctctctctccctctcccttcctctctgaaatcaataaataaaatgaagttgaATTACTTGGCCCAAGGATGTGGACAGCTTATGCGCTCTGGGAAGCCCGCACCACTTTTCGTGGACAGTGCGGATGCTATGCTGTCACAGCTGTGATCTTCAGAAGCCTCCCTCTTGCTCCCTGCCCTTACACCCTCTGTGTCCCCAGCTGGGGCCCCTGGACTCCCTTTGCAGGCTCAGCCCTTACCCTTCCAGTTCTGATCAATGATTTCTGCCGTCTTCCTATGATCAAGCCCTACCTTATGACCGTTTCTCATCATAAGGTTGATGCTTCCCTTATATCTGAGATTTGATCATCtgcccagggccccagcagcTCTGACACTGGGGCCTTCCCTGAACCTCGACCCAATGTcagaggccctgctctctgcccgcCCGCCAACCAGCCAAGAATATAACCCCGATATCAACACCAGTCTAGGTACCAACGCCAACACCAGTACCACACAGATTCCAGTTCCAGCATCACCAGGAGCTGTCTGTCTATCTGCATTGCTGGCCCCGACTCTCATGGTCTGCTGCTTGGCTTCCCTCTTGCCTCAGTCCCTGTTCCACCTGAGGGCCCTCTAAGGCTGGTGCCTTCCAAAAGCTGagttccagccctggctgggtggctcagttggttggagtgtcttctcatacaccaaaaggttgcaagtttgattcccagtcagggcacataccaggggtGTGGGTTTGATCCATAGTTAGGGagaatatgggaggcaaccaattgatgtttttctctctctttaaaatcaattaaaaaaaatattcttgggtgaggattaaataataaataaataaataaaacaaaagctgaGCTCCAGCTCTCACAATCTTTTCAGTGAATTAGAGGAGTGGCAGGTCAATGCTCATTGTCTGTTtctggaagaagaaagagaaaataaaggtggaagagaaaaggaggaggaagagaaaagggaggagaaggaaaaggaaagaatacaGAATAAAGCAGATTTATGTGACCAAATGAGacaaaggagggggaggaggaggaggaccgaAGGGTGGAAACGGGGAGCTGCGCCCTATTCTCTCTGACCCCTCAGGCAAGCCACGCTGAGAGGAACACAGGCACTGGCATCTACTGGAGACCCTTTCGCTGGGCGGGAGTCGCCTTTGGATACGACCTACTGGTGACTCCATAGAGCATCCTTCTCACACACACTTCATCACATCTGTGTCCTCACCCAACGCCCCATACACGTCAACATGCTTCCTGTAGGTCAGCGGGTCCCTCGGTGCTAGCGGTGTAtccccagggaggagccagcgGGGAGAAGCCAGCACTGCCTGCgggtcccctgcctcctcccccagggaGGTCTGCACTCTCGTTAGTCACCTGTGAGGGCGACCAGGtgcggcaggcagaggcggttggcCAGGATGATGAGCTTCATGTCGTCCAGGTCGGGGCTGGAGGTGAACATGCCGGTGTACAGGTACTCCAGCACCGCCCGCATGCAGCTCCTGCTCGTGTGCGGAAACACCAcctgggcaggaggaggcaggcagtgAGGTCGGCGTCACAAAGAGTCACTCACTCTGAGAAACTCAGAGGGCCCCGCCCCACACAGCCGGTCTCCCCCAAACAGGGAGCCACCCCTAAGCAGCCCCTGTACCTGCTGAGGGGCCCCCAAAGGCCTGCCTCCCAGAGAGACAGCCTGTGCTCAGCCCATCTGCTGgcctccccagggagcagggctcTAACAGCTTTAAAAAGGACCTGGTTCTCACTGGCACCCTTCCGAGGCACCCTGGCTTAGAGGATGCGGGCAGCAGTCCTCAGgtcacctgcacccacaccctggctcctcccagccctgcaggcAGCAGAGCAAGTGGGGTGTGGACAGGCAAGCCAACATCAGCTGGCTTCTCGAAGCTGCTCCTGTGGGCCTCCAGGATCTGCTCAGAGCAGCGCTGATTCAACAACTGCTTTCTCATGAGACGGAGTCGTAGGCTGCGCTGGGACCCGGCTGGAGCTTCGCAGCCACTTCTGTGGTACTGGGAAGtgctcagggctggctggccctggggctgcagaGTCCCTAGTCTCTCACTTAGCAAATCCCAACCCCACGCCCACTTCAAGGATCAGAGACCCACTCAAATCTCAACCTCCGCTTAGTTCTCTTCCGAAAGGACTTCTTCCTGGAAATCCTAGGAAATTCCTGTTCCCCGTCGCAGGGACTGTGCTGCAGTGTTCAGTGCAGTTTTCCCTCCAGGTACTTGGCGAGCACTCACGAAGGGGCGGCGCTGGCTGAGGGGCGCCTGGCCGAAGTAAAGACCCAGCCCCTGCACGCAAGACATCCCAGACCAGCTGCGAAACCGTGTGCACACTCAGCACTTTAAGCAGCTGCACAAAGTAGTACTTTGTTAACTGCAAGGCTGAGTTAATGAATAATTAATGTAATAGAAGTTCAGGGAAGATGGAGAATACCAAGGCCGCGGCCTAGGCCGCTCTGCTGAGCTGGGAGAATGCGAAGATCAGACTTGAGAGAGTGTTTCTAAGGACACCCTGATAGGCCCCTTCCAGCTCTGCTGACACTCCTGTCCTAAGGTCAGTTGGAGTGGCCATGATCAAGGGATCAAAAGGTGACGATgtgaagtattttttattttctgtatttttttattattcccatcctttttattttatcttttatttttaatttctttctaaattaaggtattacatatgtgatgCTGTGGCACCTGGAGCCTTGCTGAGCCGagggcctgcccctcccagggctagCCAGCTCCAACAGACAGTAAAGGAATCCCTTTTGTATGCAAATCCAGAATCCACACCCCCACCACCTCCTTGATCAGCTCGCACTCCTAGCCACTGTCCACCTGCCCTAATCGCCCCAGAGCCAGGCACCAGGTGACTAGGACAGCCCCTATGCCCCAGAGCCTGCTACATGAAGCAAGCCAGCCGATCTGATAGCTtaccctgcctctccctgtcctttcttCCCAGGAAACCACGATAAAGGCCACTGCCCACCGCTCCCCTTGCTCTCTGTCTCCTGGCCAACCCTGGTGCCTCCACATGTGCTCCACCCCTCAGCTCCCATGTGCGTGCGTTCTCTTACTAGATCTGTGAGTGTAAAATGTATCTTTTCAATGGCGGTTTCGTCCTGATCTGTTATGTTGACCATACCTCACTTAATAAAACTTACACTTGAAAACAGTGATGGGTTCAGCCGGGGGGACACTGGACTTTTTTCTAGTTGTTTCATACGTGTCAGGGAGAAAGCAAGGTACAGTGTGGAGTCAGAGGTTCTAAGTTCCAGTTCTAGCCTCTCCTTTCTACTTAGACAACCTTGCAGGAGTCATTAACCTCTCGGGCCCTCGCCTCCCTCATGTATAAAGTGGGAATGCTAAGCCATGTCCGAGAGGCTGGGGGAGACGATCTGAGATAATGTATTGAAAGTGCTTTCTAAACTACAGAGTCAAGATGTTACTATAAGTCCATCCTGATGTATTGTGAATCCTTGGCTATGGAAACCACCTCATAAGCTTCCCTCAGGCCCATCTCCTGGTAAATGCTGAGGAAAGCACCATTAAATGACACATCTCAGAGGCGAAGAAGCCTTACCTCCCGGGTGGAACTCTCCACAAACGGCCCCCCAAACATGGCAGCCATCCAGTCGCAGCTGGAAATCAACAGGGGCTTGTGGGCGCTGATGGTGCCGTCATCCAGGATGAAGGTCACATCTGCCCAGGAGGAGACGAAGCATCACGTGAGGATGCGGTGAAAGAATGTGGGGCAACCAACCCCAAGGGTCGACCCCGCACCCAGACAACATGCTTCCTTCCGAAGCCACAGCTGGGACGCGCCACCTGGCCACACGCTCGGGCCCCAGGCGGAGCCAGCACCTCGCAGGGCATCAGCAGCCGAGCGCCAGTCGGAGCCCGGGCCCCTCAGAAGGCCACTGGGAGGGCACCCCTCTGCCTTCTGGCTACGAGTTCCCAAGCACATTCCCTACCTGAGAAGGTGCCCTTTGCCAAGCACTCCTTCACCCGGTTGGTCCGGCGGACGTGGAAGGCCttggtgatctcctggttcatgaagGCCTCGTTGTTGAGAATGTTGGCCACCATCATGCGCAGATCGAAGACCTCAAGCAGCTCGGCGATGTGGGCGATGTGCATGAGGTCCCGCTCCTTCTCGTCCAGCTCCCCCGTGTACAGGTACTTGAGGACCGCCCGGAAAGGCCCCGGCTGGATGGAACTGTCCAttttcaccaccaccatcagcctGGATTTGTAGGTCAGGGGGTCCTCTGCCATCTCCTCCTGGATGCTCAAAAAAGCTCGGCTCCAGGAAGACAGCACGCGGCCCCTCCCAGGCAGGTACCCGGACCCGTTGCCCCGTAAGATCCCGTCGCTGGTGGAGGCCCGGAGCCCAGCGGGGCCCGAGCCCGCACCGTCCTCCACGCTCTCGCACACGTCAAAGCTGGCGGCCCGGAGCAGGAAGTCCCGGccgtggtggtggtgatggtggtggtgtgggTCAGGGTGAGCCCGGTGGTCCTCTGGGCGGGGGCCCCCTGGCCCCGAggggccccccagctccccgtcactCAGGTCCATGAGGAACAGGTCGTAGAACTTGGAGGAGGACGTGGAGAGGTAGATCTTGTGGGCAAAGATGCGCACCCGCTCCTGCAGCACCAGAATGACGTCCGCGCACAGCGGGTCCTCCAGGAGGTGGGCGGGGCACTCCTCACTGCTGGAGGGGGGGTCGGGCACCACgatgatggggggcgggggcttggggggcaggaagggtgcCTGCAGCAGAGGCCGCTGCACGTTGCGGAGGTGGGACTTCCAGAACTGCAGGTGGCGGCGAGAGATGAGGGCTGCGCGGATGGCGTTGTCGAAGACGTCCTTGATGCCGAACTGGGCCACCACGCTGGTCTCATAGTAGGGGATGCCCAGCTCCTTGgccacctcccttcccttctcgGGGGGAAGAATCTCATTGGGCTTGATGGGCCTGGACGTTCAAGAGGGCAAAGCAAAGTCATGTTGGTGAGGGTGGCGGACAGGGGGAGGCAGGTCCCTAGGGCCTGCCTGTTCTTCACCaggcttgggggggcgggggagcctcTCCCTGGCCTCACCCCTGCCCTGCTCAATCCTAATGAATCTCTGCCCTTTCTCCTTGGTCTGACCAAATCCTGCCGGCCCTCAAGGCCTACCTCTAGTCCCCTCTTCTTCCAGGGAGCCTTCCGCACTTGTCAGGCCCCAGTGATTTCCTGCTCGAAGTAGTGTTAGCACTacgcccccccactccccggcAGGCAGCATGCAATCCTCCACACTGGTTTTTAACATGTTCTCATATTAAGTTCATCTCCCAGCAAGATGATAGGCTCCTTTCATGCAAAActgcttctctccttctctcctcgcGCTGCTCAGTATTGCAAACAGTGTGTAAGAGATGAAGGAATAGATGAGTGAATGAAAGACGGAGCACTCTTGGCTCCCTACACAGATTTGCTTTAAATGAAGGGAGAGATGTAAGGCTAAGTGGGTTCCCTCGGGGCTCAGCAGGGAGCCGTGGAGacaccccctccctctgtcttcctcagtGCCCCCTCCTAGGCACCCGTGTCCCTACCGAGCCAAGGGTCGCCTGGCCCTATTGACGGCCTCCAGGTCAGCGTAGCGCAGGTCCAGCTGGCAGCCCACCAAGATGACAGGTGCCCGGGGGCAGAAGTGCTTGATCTCGGGGTACCACATGGTCTTGACATGGTGAAGGGAATTAGGGTTGGCGATGGAGAAGCATAGAACCACCACGTCggacctgggggtgggagagtgAGGTTTGTGGCAGAGGAAGCTAGCAGATTACCTGCCCCTGGAACCAGGGAGAACAGGCATGCCCACCCAGCCCAACACGGCAGTCCCCCATCTGTCATGTGGCCTGTGCACATGATCTTACccaaaatctacactaataaaagagaaacatggtaattggtgtacgaccgctacccttttcattggctaatcagcgagatatgcaaattaactgtgagccaagatggcagccggcagccaggcagcttgaaactaacatgaggcttgcttgcctcagtgacggaggaaaccaacgttccccgcctgcagctgcaggcctctgagcctgcagtttcaaacattgtaacaaataccgccggacttcagccagca
The sequence above is a segment of the Myotis daubentonii chromosome 5, mMyoDau2.1, whole genome shotgun sequence genome. Coding sequences within it:
- the RHOBTB2 gene encoding rho-related BTB domain-containing protein 2; protein product: MDSDMDYERPNVETIKCVVVGDNAVGKTRLICARACNATLTQYQLLATHVPTVWAIDQYRVCQEVLERSRDVVDDVSVSLRLWDTFGDHHKDRRFAYGRSDVVVLCFSIANPNSLHHVKTMWYPEIKHFCPRAPVILVGCQLDLRYADLEAVNRARRPLARPIKPNEILPPEKGREVAKELGIPYYETSVVAQFGIKDVFDNAIRAALISRRHLQFWKSHLRNVQRPLLQAPFLPPKPPPPIIVVPDPPSSSEECPAHLLEDPLCADVILVLQERVRIFAHKIYLSTSSSKFYDLFLMDLSDGELGGPSGPGGPRPEDHRAHPDPHHHHHHHHGRDFLLRAASFDVCESVEDGAGSGPAGLRASTSDGILRGNGSGYLPGRGRVLSSWSRAFLSIQEEMAEDPLTYKSRLMVVVKMDSSIQPGPFRAVLKYLYTGELDEKERDLMHIAHIAELLEVFDLRMMVANILNNEAFMNQEITKAFHVRRTNRVKECLAKGTFSDVTFILDDGTISAHKPLLISSCDWMAAMFGGPFVESSTREVVFPHTSRSCMRAVLEYLYTGMFTSSPDLDDMKLIILANRLCLPHLVALTEQYTVTGLMEATQMMVDIDGDVLVFLELAQFHCAYQLADWCLHHICTNYNNVCRKFPRDMKAMSPENQEYFEKHRWPPVWYLKEEDHYQRARKEREKEDYLHLKRQPKRRWLFWNSPSSPSSPAASSASPSSSSALV